A genome region from Myxococcales bacterium includes the following:
- a CDS encoding PAS domain S-box protein: MSRSCKIIASGRVKDAERQGKAVPEKDLRQLLDSLATSEERYRTLVECSPYCIHEIDASGRICSMNPAGLLMANFESESQAIGLDYLEFVSEPDANRITTLMSEAYLGESSEFEFCSRDGSFYQSTFVPIRDQDEKVVRLMGISMNITERKREEKERLRLVEALREKEAQKADSLRVMAGAIAHNFNNELTALCGHLELAQVQLAAGSPGAEFLSEAMKSAERFAEWSGLLLVYVGGAIRTFESVEVNDLLDSCRESLLAQTRGHGTFGMRLPDESVTIHGNRSQLGQLLVALVTNAVEAIDCSDHAQGEDAGQVELVARVCEVQPGDLAGTSEPEARPGRYVRISISDDGCGIGSECLEKLFDPFYTTKFVGRGLGLPVALGIVRGHGGAIGVTSVIGEGTTVDVYFPVERGI, encoded by the coding sequence ATGTCCCGCTCCTGTAAGATCATCGCCTCCGGGCGGGTGAAGGACGCCGAGCGCCAGGGTAAGGCCGTCCCCGAAAAGGATTTGAGGCAACTCCTCGACTCCCTCGCGACGAGCGAGGAGCGATACCGCACCCTCGTCGAATGCTCGCCCTACTGCATCCACGAGATCGACGCCAGCGGTCGCATCTGTTCCATGAACCCCGCCGGCCTGCTCATGGCGAATTTCGAGAGCGAGAGCCAGGCTATCGGGCTCGACTACCTGGAGTTCGTGAGTGAGCCCGACGCCAATCGCATCACCACACTGATGAGCGAGGCTTATCTCGGAGAGAGTTCGGAGTTTGAGTTCTGCTCGCGGGACGGCAGCTTCTATCAGTCCACGTTCGTTCCCATCCGGGACCAGGACGAGAAGGTCGTCCGCTTGATGGGTATCAGTATGAACATCACAGAGCGCAAGCGGGAAGAGAAGGAGCGCTTGCGCCTGGTGGAAGCTCTGAGAGAGAAGGAGGCGCAGAAGGCAGACAGCCTGAGAGTGATGGCGGGGGCCATCGCCCACAACTTCAATAACGAGTTGACGGCGCTTTGCGGTCACTTGGAACTGGCCCAAGTGCAGCTGGCCGCCGGGTCTCCCGGCGCGGAGTTCCTAAGCGAAGCGATGAAGTCGGCGGAACGTTTCGCCGAATGGAGCGGGCTCCTGCTCGTCTACGTGGGTGGCGCGATCCGCACCTTCGAGTCGGTCGAGGTCAATGACCTCCTGGACAGCTGCCGCGAAAGTTTGTTGGCGCAGACTCGCGGCCACGGCACTTTCGGCATGCGGCTGCCGGACGAGAGCGTCACCATCCATGGGAATCGCAGTCAGCTCGGGCAGCTGCTGGTGGCGCTCGTCACCAACGCCGTAGAAGCGATCGACTGCTCCGACCACGCGCAGGGAGAGGACGCGGGGCAGGTCGAGCTCGTCGCCCGAGTCTGCGAGGTTCAGCCTGGCGACCTGGCCGGCACGAGCGAGCCGGAAGCTCGACCGGGCCGTTACGTGCGAATCTCGATCTCCGACGATGGCTGCGGGATCGGGAGCGAGTGCCTCGAGAAGCTCTTCGACCCCTTCTACACGACCAAGTTCGTCGGACGCGGTCTGGGCCTGCCGGTTGCGCTGGGGATCGTGCGCGGACACGGTGGCGCGATCGGCGTGACGAGTGTGATCGGCGAAGGCACGACGGTAGACGTCTATTTTCCGGTCGAGCGCGGGATCTGA